TATCGGTCAACGCGACTCTGTCGTCCGCTGAGAGCCCGCCCCCGGTGGGCAGTGGGCGCCGGCGCGGTCGGACCCTCGGCGGCGGCCCGCGATCCTGCCAGGAGGGTGATGCCGTGAATGATCGGCAGCTGCGCAGGGCACGCTAGACCAACGCTGAATGCCGATGGTGGCAACGCCGCCGCCTGCAGCCCTTGTCGTAAACGGGGTAGGGGCCTACGTGTGCAGGTACCAGATGGCCGAGCTCCCACCACCGCCAGAAGGAATTGTGCTGGCCCACTTCATCGTCTCGGACGATGTCGAGCGGTCTCGACGCTTCTACACCGAAGTACTCGGCGGCCGGGTGGCCTACACCGGCCCCGGAGGGCTGACCTATGTCGCACTGGCCAACAGCTGGATCATCATCAATGTCGGCGGAGGCCCGACCGACGACAAGCCGTCGGTCACCCTTGACACGCCGCGCGATCCGGACCGGGTCAGCAGTTTCCTCAACATCCAAGTCAAGGACATCCACGCCTTGTACGCGGAGTGGAGCGCCCGGGGTGCCCAGTTCCTGACGCCACCGAAACAGCACCAATACGAGATCCGCTGCTACATCCGCGATCCTGACGGCCATCAGATCGAAGTGGGGCAGACCCCGACCCAGAGGGAGACTGGTCGCCCGCTCACTGGCCGTCAAGTACGCGCGCCGGCGATTCGGAGTGAACGCCGAGATCCCGGCCGCACTCGGCGCGTCCACCCGCCCAGGACGAGGTGCCGTGGCGGTGGCCTCGAGGATCTGCGCGAGGGCCTGGCCGAGGACGCGATGTGGCGGTGGCGGTGTCGGCGTTGCCCGGCCGCAGCAAGCCGGGCAGGGCGGCACCGGTGCTGTCCAGGCAATCAGGCATCAGTCGCGCCGTGAGGGCGGCCTTGTGGTCCGGGTCGTCGGGGCAGCCGGATCGTGCTCGGTGTCGTTGTCCTGGCTGGCG
This portion of the Streptomyces mirabilis genome encodes:
- a CDS encoding VOC family protein yields the protein MLAHFIVSDDVERSRRFYTEVLGGRVAYTGPGGLTYVALANSWIIINVGGGPTDDKPSVTLDTPRDPDRVSSFLNIQVKDIHALYAEWSARGAQFLTPPKQHQYEIRCYIRDPDGHQIEVGQTPTQRETGRPLTGRQVRAPAIRSERRDPGRTRRVHPPRTRCRGGGLEDLREGLAEDAMWRWRCRRCPAAASRAGRHRCCPGNQASVAP